One Oligoflexus sp. DNA window includes the following coding sequences:
- a CDS encoding pirin family protein: MLLTRKSSDRGYADHGWLKSWHSFSFASYFDPRFMGFRQLRVINQDIVAPGQGFPTHGHADMEIITVVLRGTIEHKDSMGNKELVKAGEIQRMSAGTGVRHSEFNPSASEDLELLQIWIEPAERGIEPSYEQVSVHPVDGETLKLLVAPMKEEAPVHIHQSVRIYRAELKAGQTLDLPLKAERYGWIQLISGELSVRDEQLKAGDGLAISREANLPVKAVADGTAFLLFDLA; this comes from the coding sequence ATGCTCTTGACACGAAAGTCTTCAGACCGCGGATACGCTGATCATGGCTGGCTCAAAAGCTGGCATAGCTTTTCGTTTGCCAGTTACTTCGATCCTCGCTTCATGGGATTTCGCCAGCTGCGGGTGATCAACCAGGATATCGTGGCTCCGGGTCAGGGATTTCCCACTCATGGTCACGCTGATATGGAAATTATCACAGTTGTCCTGCGCGGTACAATCGAGCACAAGGACAGCATGGGGAACAAAGAACTGGTGAAGGCCGGCGAGATTCAGCGCATGAGCGCGGGAACCGGCGTGCGGCACAGTGAGTTCAACCCGTCGGCAAGCGAGGATCTGGAGCTCTTGCAGATCTGGATCGAACCGGCAGAACGCGGCATCGAACCCAGCTATGAGCAGGTTTCTGTTCATCCTGTGGACGGTGAAACTTTGAAGCTGCTGGTCGCGCCTATGAAGGAAGAGGCGCCGGTGCACATTCATCAGAGCGTCCGCATCTATCGCGCGGAATTGAAAGCCGGCCAGACGCTCGATCTGCCGCTGAAGGCGGAACGCTATGGCTGGATCCAGCTGATCAGTGGAGAGCTCAGCGTTCGGGATGAGCAACTGAAGGCTGGTGATGGACTCGCGATTTCGCGCGAAGCGAATCTGCCGGTGAAGGCAGTCGCCGATGGCACGGCGTTTCTTCTGTTCGATCTGGCTTGA
- a CDS encoding C25 family cysteine peptidase: MRALLALSLLAGPALAQELKPVLIKPIVDLKLPPRIFRPILAVKVPYAVNLKTCDQPRPALGSCTLEYKGIVLARHKLEGQGSFQFKGEFALNNGVPAVQLRCQLDGYDPLLESVELVNNTLNAEACFSTRTLFQNPTVDVDKGVARVKVQIPKFREDKVWLDNRSFVQLSSEQKDIFTNSWNGEPYLPEFPMTSFYLALPLDAKITRLLVKPGRPIGGVNLPLVPKAEEGPTRFNGVLPPRFDKELYFSGPNDISLEKSTRFQQATDREQNIVKVSLPLVDYSAQSSSLRYYEDVEVTLTFKADSKCFRAPYRGRDAVDVYRAQQLVGLNQLILNPNDVLSVCRTNDILRSGETVPQLMRAAVQTAGPNLVIVSPEAFKEAAERLRQHKETLGIRSSVLYWEGGTAADLKDKLNTAANNLRPNAMQWVLLLGDVDRIPTYYDVGDPKHGDYAQSAGDVYYTQFPANPEGYTPSLDPKLSIGRIPAKTLDEMNRVVARIMQYENSPPTVDYYYQSPTMAATLQMTTSQDTGSVNNYAEFMENSLAQRYLQAGFRPERIFRTDTETPLKPRNWSPSKPIDYDALTRSSAGIPAQLFHMEGSQELIDAAVQRGTSLLINRGHATTKNWAWPGFSYDPQRFSLFPSDKPPMVFAIACLTGFFDSETIHEGHITSEQSEFQTADPNGRYLAEQMLLDPNGVLGVVASSRQSKWAYNNRLTLGLARSLIDKQSNNLPLSQRLGDVMVDAKVFAKKITGSLEESKFLENTNRHHLLVYNLLGDPSVELRQAAPFRVQGQPSVSYDAERQTLRVRFRVEALSCPGCDLSQQKEQPIAVLMDGNQRVVNRAFATPIVSELGENREVILSGVTSFYGSLFHLYLSSAGLTPFHHVMDNRIL, from the coding sequence ATGCGCGCTCTCCTTGCTCTCAGTCTTCTGGCGGGACCGGCCCTGGCCCAGGAACTGAAACCTGTTCTGATCAAACCGATCGTGGACCTTAAGCTTCCCCCACGGATCTTCCGTCCGATCCTGGCCGTGAAAGTACCCTATGCAGTGAACCTTAAGACCTGCGATCAGCCGCGACCGGCTCTGGGTTCCTGCACCCTGGAATATAAAGGGATAGTGCTGGCGCGGCACAAGCTCGAAGGCCAGGGCAGCTTTCAGTTCAAAGGCGAATTCGCGCTGAATAATGGTGTTCCGGCCGTGCAGCTCCGCTGCCAGCTCGATGGCTATGATCCGCTGCTGGAGTCCGTCGAGCTGGTCAACAATACTTTAAACGCTGAGGCCTGCTTCAGCACGCGGACGCTTTTTCAGAACCCGACCGTGGACGTGGATAAGGGCGTGGCGCGGGTCAAGGTGCAGATCCCCAAATTCCGCGAAGACAAAGTGTGGCTCGACAATCGGAGCTTCGTCCAGCTCAGCAGCGAGCAGAAGGATATTTTCACCAACAGCTGGAACGGGGAACCTTATCTTCCTGAATTTCCGATGACCAGTTTTTACCTGGCGCTGCCTTTGGATGCGAAGATCACGCGACTTCTGGTCAAACCGGGTCGCCCCATAGGTGGCGTGAATCTGCCGCTGGTGCCCAAGGCCGAGGAAGGGCCCACGCGCTTCAACGGTGTCCTGCCTCCACGTTTTGATAAGGAGCTTTACTTCAGCGGGCCGAATGATATCTCGCTCGAAAAAAGCACCCGTTTTCAGCAGGCCACCGATCGGGAGCAGAATATCGTCAAAGTATCATTGCCGCTCGTGGATTACTCCGCGCAATCGTCCTCGCTTCGTTACTACGAGGATGTGGAAGTTACGCTCACCTTCAAAGCCGACTCGAAATGTTTCCGCGCGCCCTATCGCGGCCGCGACGCCGTGGATGTGTATCGCGCGCAGCAGCTGGTGGGTTTGAATCAATTGATCCTGAACCCGAACGATGTGCTGAGCGTCTGTCGGACCAATGATATCCTGCGCAGCGGCGAGACCGTCCCGCAGCTGATGCGCGCCGCCGTCCAAACCGCCGGCCCGAACCTTGTCATCGTTTCGCCGGAAGCCTTCAAAGAGGCCGCGGAGCGTTTGCGCCAGCATAAGGAAACGCTGGGTATTCGCAGCTCAGTCCTTTACTGGGAAGGTGGAACGGCGGCGGATCTGAAAGATAAATTGAATACGGCTGCGAATAACCTGAGGCCCAATGCCATGCAGTGGGTTCTGCTGCTCGGCGATGTGGATCGCATTCCGACTTATTATGACGTGGGTGATCCGAAACACGGGGATTACGCGCAGAGTGCGGGGGATGTCTACTACACGCAGTTTCCCGCCAATCCAGAAGGCTATACGCCGTCCCTGGATCCCAAGCTGAGCATCGGCCGCATTCCGGCGAAAACCCTGGATGAAATGAACCGAGTCGTCGCGCGCATCATGCAGTATGAAAATAGTCCACCGACCGTGGACTATTACTATCAAAGCCCCACCATGGCCGCGACCCTCCAGATGACGACATCCCAGGACACGGGCAGCGTGAACAATTATGCCGAGTTCATGGAAAACTCGCTCGCCCAGCGTTATCTTCAGGCGGGCTTCCGTCCAGAACGCATCTTCCGCACCGATACCGAAACGCCCTTGAAACCCCGCAACTGGTCGCCATCCAAGCCCATTGATTATGATGCTCTGACCCGTTCATCAGCCGGCATCCCTGCTCAGCTCTTTCATATGGAAGGATCGCAGGAATTGATAGACGCCGCAGTGCAGCGTGGGACGAGCCTTCTGATCAATCGTGGTCATGCGACGACGAAAAACTGGGCCTGGCCAGGATTCAGCTACGATCCGCAGCGTTTCTCGCTCTTTCCGAGTGACAAGCCGCCCATGGTTTTCGCCATTGCCTGCCTCACTGGATTTTTCGACAGCGAAACCATTCACGAAGGGCATATCACCAGTGAGCAGAGTGAATTTCAAACAGCGGATCCGAACGGCCGTTACCTGGCGGAACAGATGCTGCTCGATCCGAACGGCGTCCTGGGAGTCGTGGCTTCCAGCCGGCAAAGCAAATGGGCCTACAACAATCGCCTGACGCTGGGCCTTGCGCGTTCTTTGATCGACAAACAAAGTAACAACCTGCCGCTGAGTCAAAGGCTCGGTGATGTGATGGTGGATGCCAAGGTCTTTGCCAAAAAAATAACGGGCTCGCTGGAAGAGAGTAAATTCCTGGAAAACACCAACCGGCATCACCTCCTGGTATACAACCTTCTGGGTGATCCTTCGGTGGAATTGCGCCAGGCCGCTCCTTTCCGCGTCCAGGGCCAGCCTTCCGTCAGCTACGATGCCGAGCGTCAAACCCTGCGCGTGCGTTTCCGTGTGGAGGCTCTCAGCTGCCCTGGCTGTGATCTTTCGCAGCAGAAAGAGCAGCCCATTGCCGTTCTGATGGATGGCAATCAAAGAGTCGTGAACAGGGCCTTTGCCACCCCCATCGTGAGCGAGCTGGGTGAGAACCGTGAAGTCATCCTGAGCGGAGTGACGAGCTTTTACGGAAGTCTCTTTCATCTTTATTTAAGCAGCGCCGGGCTCACACCCTTCCACCATGTGATGGATAATCGCATACTTTGA
- a CDS encoding SpoIIE family protein phosphatase produces MFQSRSWAFKNYRHLWQGLRVFAALFLALIPGSLHAQAVLDISDLSATEAVYPEWQQWLNPLERDDIQRVIADADIPWDDRSNHVLPLQEGPHWARLSIQHSKASGLVLYVEDQWVPTNFIDVFLVQDGKVLSHQKAGDHRPPSDLRFAHRYPLFRVVVPEGTSTLYLRYETDDIPGVRAVLWSEEAFESYRIREALLLGSTLGILVVMTLYNLIIYFFVRIRAYLYYAAYVASFLIFEICIQGLGSLYIWRSSWTNGEATLISAMMALVFALQFTDQFLSIKVHFPGIRRYLRILQGFCVFNIALTCVNLQAGNIVGILVNLLAVGWILVATLNLCARKHVTAYVMLSAWGAFLAGNSWSVLYFVGQVPPGYGGRWAMVFGAIFEVIALSLGLAQHMARLRREKTNAELSEARVLSNIEAAMRFQESLLGSVQPGSCLQLASFFQPAERIGGDWYDVATLGAGRYTLLFVGDVTGHGLSSTLLSSAVSGCIRSILYGLSDANTLDPESVLIEVARRANRFIWNSGSQSGGLMSMIMVCLDMQELQAFYLNAGHPHPILRSGQQTRFLVSRGSLLGIGTEPDFEVRSVKLQLGDTLTLYTDGVLECATHDQNLLSQRALARLSKEHSSAAQTVAAIQSLFTEGSVALSDDITVVSVDISERWEPAGVILEKSA; encoded by the coding sequence ATGTTCCAAAGCAGGAGCTGGGCCTTCAAAAATTATAGGCATCTATGGCAAGGCCTGCGGGTCTTTGCTGCGCTTTTCCTTGCGCTCATTCCTGGGAGCCTTCATGCGCAGGCTGTCCTCGATATCAGTGATCTGTCTGCGACCGAAGCTGTCTATCCCGAATGGCAGCAGTGGCTGAACCCCTTGGAGCGGGATGATATTCAGCGGGTGATCGCGGATGCGGATATACCCTGGGACGATCGCTCCAATCACGTCCTGCCGCTGCAAGAAGGTCCTCATTGGGCCCGGCTCTCCATCCAGCATAGCAAAGCTTCGGGCCTTGTCCTCTATGTCGAGGACCAATGGGTGCCTACGAACTTTATCGACGTCTTCCTCGTTCAGGATGGCAAAGTTCTGAGTCATCAGAAGGCCGGCGATCATCGGCCGCCCTCCGACCTCAGGTTTGCGCACAGATACCCTTTGTTTCGCGTCGTCGTGCCCGAAGGGACCTCAACGCTCTACCTGCGCTACGAAACCGATGATATCCCAGGCGTTCGCGCCGTGCTCTGGTCCGAGGAAGCCTTTGAATCGTATCGGATCCGTGAGGCTCTTTTGCTGGGGAGCACGCTGGGCATCCTGGTGGTCATGACTCTTTATAATCTGATTATTTATTTTTTCGTGCGCATCCGCGCCTATCTCTATTATGCGGCATATGTGGCCTCGTTTCTGATTTTTGAAATTTGTATTCAGGGCCTGGGTTCACTTTATATCTGGCGGAGCAGCTGGACCAATGGTGAGGCCACGCTGATTTCAGCGATGATGGCTTTGGTCTTCGCTCTGCAGTTCACCGATCAGTTCCTGTCCATAAAGGTGCATTTTCCAGGCATTCGCCGTTATCTGCGCATACTCCAGGGTTTCTGCGTGTTCAATATCGCCTTGACCTGCGTGAATCTGCAGGCGGGGAATATCGTCGGCATTTTGGTGAATCTCCTGGCCGTCGGCTGGATATTGGTCGCCACCTTGAATCTTTGCGCGCGAAAGCATGTGACCGCTTATGTGATGCTCAGCGCCTGGGGAGCGTTTCTGGCTGGAAATAGCTGGTCCGTCCTTTATTTCGTGGGGCAGGTTCCACCGGGATATGGTGGGCGATGGGCTATGGTTTTTGGAGCTATTTTTGAAGTCATAGCCTTGTCTTTGGGCCTCGCTCAGCACATGGCCCGGCTGCGTCGCGAGAAGACGAACGCGGAGCTGTCCGAGGCGCGAGTGTTATCCAACATCGAGGCTGCGATGCGCTTTCAAGAGAGTCTTCTCGGGTCGGTTCAGCCGGGGTCCTGTCTGCAGTTAGCGAGTTTTTTTCAGCCGGCGGAGAGGATTGGTGGCGACTGGTATGATGTGGCGACTTTGGGAGCGGGGCGTTACACCCTCCTCTTTGTCGGCGATGTGACCGGGCATGGACTCTCGTCAACCCTGCTCAGCTCAGCAGTCAGCGGCTGTATTCGTTCCATTCTTTATGGACTGTCTGATGCCAATACTCTGGACCCTGAAAGCGTCCTTATCGAAGTCGCGCGACGGGCCAACCGATTCATTTGGAACTCGGGTTCCCAGAGCGGCGGGCTTATGTCGATGATCATGGTTTGTCTGGATATGCAGGAGCTTCAGGCCTTCTATTTGAACGCTGGGCATCCGCATCCCATCCTTCGGTCCGGTCAGCAGACGCGTTTTTTGGTTTCGCGCGGGAGTCTTTTGGGGATTGGGACGGAACCGGATTTTGAAGTGCGGAGCGTGAAACTTCAGCTGGGTGATACGCTGACCCTTTACACGGATGGTGTCCTGGAATGCGCAACCCACGATCAAAACCTCCTG